One window of the Zea mays cultivar B73 chromosome 3, Zm-B73-REFERENCE-NAM-5.0, whole genome shotgun sequence genome contains the following:
- the LOC542487 gene encoding liguleless 3, with protein sequence MEDLYSIHPGISRVVGGAASEASVAGAGAGGPSPSDLTELMKAQIASHPRYPSLLSAYIECRKVGAHPHVTSLLEEVSRERRPDAGAGEIGVDPELDEFMDAYCRVLVRYKEELTRPFDEAASFLSSIQAQLSDLCSGGSSPAATATHSDDMMGSSEDEQCSGDTDVPDMGQEHSSHLGDHELKEMLLKKYSGCLSRLRSEFLKKRKKGKLPKDARTVLLEWWNTHYRWPYPTEEDKVRLAAMTGLDPKQINNWFINQRKRHWKPSEDMRFALMEGVAGGSSGTTLYFDTGTIGP encoded by the exons ATGGAGGATCTGTACAGCATCCACCCGGGGATCTCGCGGGTCGTCGGAGGCGCGGCGAGCGAGGCGTCcgtcgccggcgccggcgccggcgggcCCTCGCCGTCGGATCTGACGGAGCTCATGAAGGCGCAGATCGCCAGCCACCCTCGCTACCCGTCCCTCCTCTCCGCCTACATCGAGTGCCGCAAG GTGGGAGCGCATCCGCATGTGACGTCGCTGCTGGAGGAGGTCAGCCGGGAGAGGCGCCCCGACGCCGGCGCCGGGGAGATCGGCGTCGATCCTGAGCTCGACGAATTCATG GACGCTTACTGCCGGGTGCTGGTGCGCTACAAGGAGGAGCTGACCCGGCCGTTCGACGAGGCCGCGTCGTTCCTGAGCAGCATTCAGGCGCAgctcagcgacctctgcagcggtGGAAGCTCGCCGGCGGCTACCGCCACGCACTCCG ATGACATGATGGGCTCCTCTGAGGATGAGCAATGCTCAGGGGACACTGATGTGCCAGACATGGGGCAAGAACATAGCTCTCACTTAGGTGACCACGAGCTCAAGGAGATGCTTCTTAAGAAGTACAGTGGATGCCTCAGCCGTCTTCGTTCAGAGTTCCTGAAGAAGCGGAAGAAAGGGAAGCTACCGAAGGATGCTCGGACGGTGTTACTAGAGTGGTGGAACACGCACTACCGCTGGCCTTATCCTACG GAGGAAGACAAGGTGAGGCTCGCAGCAATGACCGGTCTCGACCCGAAGCAGATCAACAACTGGTTCATCAACCAGAGGAAGAGGCATTGGAAGCCATCTGAGGACATGCGGTTCGCGCTCATGGAGGGTGTTGCCGGTGGGTCTTCTGGGACGACACTCTACTTCGATACAGGCACAATTGGACCCTGA